A window of Hymenobacter aerilatus contains these coding sequences:
- a CDS encoding efflux RND transporter permease subunit, with translation MNKFIQGIIAFSLKNRGFIFLMTLLAIVAGVVSYRNTPIEAFPDVTNTEITIITQWPGRSAEEIEKFVTAPVEIALNPVQKKTSIRSTTLFGLSVVKVIFDDGVDDAFARVQVNNMLQDVDLPEGVDPEVQPPYGPTGEIFRYTLDSKSKTVRELKTLQDWVIERNLKAVPGVADVNSFGGEVKSYEISVNPSKIQDFGISPLDLYNAIQRSNINVGGDVINAGQQNFVVRGIGLLNNISDINNTVIKNVNGVGILVKDVAIVHESALPKLGKVGRNYDDNMVEGIVVMRKGENPSQVIAALKAKVTELNEKILPSDVKIKTFYDRQQLIDFSTETVIHNLLEGIILVTVIVFVFMADWRTTVIVSVIIPLALLFAFICLRLKGMSANLLSMGAIDFGIIIDGAVVMVEGLFVALDHKAHEVGMERFNKLTKMGLIKKSGREMGKSIFFAKAIIITALLPIFSFEKVEGKVFSPLAWTLGFALLGALIFTLTLVPVLASILLKKNVREKDNFFVRGINRGAQRFFAFTYARKTISLLVATVVVVVGMGAFHFLGSEFLPELNEGSIYVRAQLPLSISLDESNKLCNEMRRVFLSFPQVGDVVSQTGRPNDGTDPTGFYNNEFLVQLKHTPEVEAEMKHKDKREALIEHMKEKLARFPGVDFNFSQPITDNVEEAASGVKGSIAVKIYGTDLKLMEAKARQVYDVLKDIKGIDDLGALRNIGQPELHVELDERRMAQYGVSKADANAVLEMAVGGKQATQMYEGERKFPIVVRYEEGFRQSPTQIAALMVPIMNGNSVPLSEIATIGNVNGPSLIYRDDNKRFSAVKFSIRGRDMGSTIEEAQRKVDAVVSLPKGYSMNWTGDFENQRRATQRLTQVVPISLALIFFILFILFGNLKDAGLVLLNVPFAIIGGIAALLITHTNFSISAGIGFIALFGICIQNGVILISVFKQNMLKKMSLDDSIHDGVTSRVRPVVMTALMATIGLMPAAISTGIGSETSKPLAIVVIGGLITGTILTLFIFPLVFERAYRAEHTHYGDDPTLRQNHRKPALAGA, from the coding sequence ATGAACAAGTTCATCCAAGGCATTATTGCCTTTTCGTTGAAGAACCGCGGTTTCATCTTTTTGATGACGCTGCTGGCCATCGTGGCCGGGGTGGTGAGCTACCGGAACACGCCGATTGAGGCGTTTCCGGACGTCACGAACACCGAAATCACCATCATCACGCAGTGGCCTGGCCGCTCGGCCGAGGAGATTGAGAAGTTTGTGACGGCCCCGGTGGAAATTGCTCTGAATCCGGTGCAGAAGAAAACCAGCATCCGCTCGACCACGCTGTTTGGCTTGTCGGTGGTGAAGGTGATTTTCGATGATGGCGTGGACGATGCCTTTGCCCGTGTGCAGGTCAACAACATGCTACAAGATGTGGACCTGCCCGAAGGCGTGGACCCCGAGGTGCAGCCGCCCTACGGCCCTACCGGCGAGATTTTCCGCTATACGCTCGACAGCAAAAGCAAAACCGTGCGCGAGCTGAAAACCCTGCAAGACTGGGTGATTGAGCGCAATCTAAAAGCTGTGCCCGGCGTGGCCGATGTGAACAGCTTTGGCGGCGAGGTGAAGAGCTACGAAATCAGCGTGAACCCCAGCAAAATCCAGGACTTCGGCATCTCGCCGTTGGACCTGTACAACGCCATTCAGCGCAGCAACATCAACGTGGGCGGCGACGTGATAAACGCTGGCCAGCAGAACTTTGTGGTGCGCGGCATTGGCCTGCTCAACAACATCTCCGACATCAACAACACGGTCATTAAGAACGTGAATGGGGTAGGCATTCTGGTGAAGGACGTGGCCATTGTGCACGAGTCGGCCCTACCCAAACTGGGCAAGGTAGGCCGCAACTACGACGACAACATGGTGGAGGGCATTGTGGTGATGCGCAAGGGCGAAAACCCCTCGCAGGTGATTGCTGCCCTGAAGGCCAAGGTGACGGAGCTAAACGAGAAAATCCTACCCTCCGACGTGAAGATCAAGACCTTCTACGACCGGCAGCAGCTCATTGACTTCTCCACAGAAACCGTGATTCACAACTTGCTGGAAGGCATTATTCTGGTGACGGTTATCGTGTTCGTATTCATGGCCGACTGGCGCACCACGGTGATTGTGTCGGTGATTATTCCGCTGGCCTTGCTGTTCGCCTTCATCTGCCTGCGCTTGAAAGGTATGTCGGCCAACTTGCTCTCGATGGGTGCTATTGACTTCGGTATCATCATCGATGGGGCCGTGGTGATGGTGGAAGGACTCTTTGTGGCCCTCGACCACAAGGCTCATGAGGTAGGAATGGAGCGTTTCAACAAGCTCACGAAAATGGGCCTGATCAAGAAATCTGGCCGGGAGATGGGCAAGTCTATCTTCTTCGCCAAAGCCATCATCATCACCGCCCTCCTACCCATCTTCTCCTTTGAGAAGGTAGAAGGCAAGGTGTTCTCGCCACTAGCCTGGACGCTGGGTTTTGCGCTCCTCGGTGCGCTTATCTTCACGCTTACGCTGGTGCCGGTATTGGCTTCGATTCTGCTCAAAAAGAACGTGCGGGAGAAAGACAACTTCTTTGTGCGCGGCATCAACCGCGGAGCGCAACGCTTCTTTGCCTTCACCTACGCCCGCAAAACCATCAGCTTGCTGGTGGCGACGGTAGTGGTAGTAGTAGGTATGGGCGCCTTTCACTTCCTGGGCTCGGAGTTCCTACCCGAGCTGAACGAAGGTTCGATTTACGTGCGCGCTCAGTTGCCGCTGAGCATTTCGCTGGATGAAAGCAACAAGCTCTGTAACGAGATGCGGCGGGTGTTCCTGAGCTTCCCGCAGGTAGGCGATGTGGTGAGCCAGACAGGCCGTCCCAACGACGGCACCGACCCCACGGGCTTCTACAACAACGAGTTCCTGGTGCAGCTCAAGCATACGCCCGAGGTAGAGGCCGAGATGAAGCATAAGGACAAGCGCGAGGCCCTCATTGAGCACATGAAGGAGAAACTGGCCCGTTTCCCCGGCGTGGACTTCAACTTCTCCCAGCCCATTACCGACAACGTAGAGGAGGCCGCCTCGGGTGTGAAAGGCTCCATTGCCGTGAAAATCTACGGCACCGACCTAAAGCTGATGGAAGCCAAAGCCCGCCAGGTATACGACGTGCTGAAGGACATCAAAGGCATCGACGACCTGGGCGCGCTGCGCAATATCGGGCAGCCCGAGCTGCACGTGGAGCTGGACGAGCGGCGCATGGCCCAGTACGGCGTGAGCAAGGCCGACGCCAACGCGGTGCTGGAAATGGCTGTGGGCGGCAAGCAAGCCACGCAGATGTACGAGGGCGAACGGAAATTTCCCATCGTGGTGCGCTACGAGGAAGGCTTCCGCCAGTCGCCTACCCAGATTGCAGCCCTGATGGTGCCTATCATGAACGGCAACTCCGTACCGCTGTCGGAAATTGCTACCATTGGCAACGTGAACGGTCCTTCCCTCATCTACCGCGACGACAACAAGCGCTTTTCGGCCGTGAAGTTCTCTATCCGCGGCCGCGACATGGGTAGCACCATCGAGGAGGCCCAGCGCAAGGTAGACGCTGTGGTGAGCCTACCCAAGGGCTACAGCATGAATTGGACTGGCGACTTCGAAAACCAGCGCCGTGCCACCCAACGCCTCACGCAGGTAGTGCCCATCTCGCTGGCCCTCATCTTCTTCATCCTATTCATCTTATTCGGCAACCTGAAAGACGCCGGGCTGGTACTTCTGAACGTGCCGTTCGCCATCATTGGTGGCATTGCGGCGCTGCTCATCACGCACACCAACTTCTCTATCTCGGCCGGTATTGGCTTCATCGCCTTGTTTGGTATCTGTATTCAAAACGGCGTGATTCTGATTTCGGTGTTCAAGCAGAACATGTTGAAAAAGATGAGCCTTGACGACAGCATCCACGACGGCGTAACCTCCCGCGTGCGCCCCGTGGTGATGACGGCCCTCATGGCTACCATCGGCCTGATGCCGGCGGCCATCAGCACCGGCATTGGCTCCGAAACCTCGAAGCCGCTGGCTATTGTGGTAATCGGCGGCCTGATTACGGGCACCATCCTCACGCTGTTCATCTTCCCGCTGGTGTTTGAGCGCGCCTACCGCGCCGAGCACACACACTATGGCGACGACCCTACCCTGCGTCAGAACCACCGCAAGCCGGCGCTAGCTGGGGCGTAA
- a CDS encoding efflux RND transporter periplasmic adaptor subunit translates to MNRFATLASTLALPLAVGLASCSTHTEAEQPHKAEAGFSLSDQMLQELKIDTVHAEPVRDELLLTGQIASNGDKTVKVYPLVGGVVEQLSVELGDHVTKGQVLAVIRSSEIADLQNQSSTAGSDLDIARKNLQVAEDQFADGLASERDVTLARQELRKAQSNVGKSRKQLNVYGVSADGTYTLRAPISGFITEKNVTDHMQFNADNVGNLFTVSNLDDVWIMANVFESDIAKVHQGYTAQVTTLSYPDKVFTGRIDKVFNVLDPDSKVMKVRVRLDNPGYLLKPEMYAQIKVENTQNEKMLAVPAQSVVFDKDRNFVMVFKDRSHIETREVKVAKTVGDTSYVESGLQDGERIIAQNQLLVYDELND, encoded by the coding sequence ATGAACCGCTTTGCCACGTTGGCCTCTACCCTGGCCCTCCCGCTCGCCGTGGGTTTGGCGAGCTGCTCCACTCACACCGAAGCCGAACAGCCGCACAAAGCCGAGGCCGGCTTCTCGCTGTCGGATCAGATGTTGCAGGAGCTGAAGATTGATACGGTGCACGCCGAACCCGTGCGCGACGAGCTACTGCTGACGGGCCAGATTGCTTCCAACGGCGACAAAACCGTGAAAGTGTACCCGCTGGTAGGCGGCGTGGTAGAGCAGCTGTCGGTGGAGTTGGGCGACCACGTAACCAAGGGGCAGGTGCTGGCCGTGATTCGCAGCAGCGAAATTGCCGACCTGCAAAACCAGTCGTCTACGGCTGGCTCCGATCTGGACATTGCCCGCAAGAACCTGCAAGTGGCCGAGGACCAGTTTGCAGATGGCCTGGCCTCGGAGCGCGACGTGACCTTGGCGCGCCAGGAGCTGCGCAAGGCCCAGAGCAACGTGGGCAAGAGCCGCAAGCAGCTGAATGTCTACGGTGTATCGGCTGACGGCACCTACACGTTGCGTGCCCCCATTTCGGGCTTCATCACGGAGAAAAACGTGACCGACCACATGCAGTTCAACGCCGACAACGTGGGCAACCTATTCACGGTCAGCAACCTGGACGATGTGTGGATTATGGCCAACGTGTTTGAATCGGACATTGCCAAAGTGCACCAGGGCTACACGGCCCAGGTAACGACCCTCTCCTACCCCGACAAAGTGTTCACGGGCCGCATCGACAAGGTGTTCAACGTGCTCGACCCTGACTCGAAGGTGATGAAGGTGCGCGTGCGCCTCGATAATCCCGGCTACCTGCTCAAGCCCGAAATGTACGCCCAAATCAAGGTCGAAAACACCCAAAACGAGAAGATGCTGGCCGTGCCGGCCCAAAGCGTAGTGTTCGACAAGGACCGCAATTTCGTGATGGTGTTCAAGGACCGCAGCCACATTGAAACCCGTGAGGTGAAGGTAGCCAAAACGGTAGGCGACACCAGCTACGTGGAGTCGGGCCTGCAAGACGGCGAGCGAATCATCGCCCAGAATCAGCTGCTGGTGTACGACGAGTTAAATGATTGA
- a CDS encoding catalase, with protein sequence MKQENEQKELHVNNADTLLTTNTGVRVSDTDNSLKAGERGPTLLEDFHFREKMTHFDHERIPERVVHARGSGAHGYFELFEDMSRYTSAGILRHTGKQTPVFVRFSTVVGFRGSADTVRDVRGFAVKFYTEEGNWDLVGNNMPVFFIQDSIKFPDLVHAAKPEPHNEMPQASAAHDSFWDFMSLTPESMHMLFWVLSDRGIPRSYQNMEGFGVHTFRLVNEQGESHFVKFHWKPVAGMASLVWDEAQKIAGKNPDYNRQQLWESIEEGNFPEYELGVQIIEEKDEFMFDFDILDATKLWPEELVPVRIIGKMTLNSNPDNFFAETEQVAFHPGHVVPGIDVTNDPLLQGRLFSYVDTQLLRLGGPNFQEIPINRPRMQVHNNQRDGFMRQTINQDRKNRANYYPNSLNNNSPRPATAAEGGYVHYQEKVEGHKIRKRSESFNDHYTQARLFYNSMTAPEQKHIAEAFNFELGKVEHLHIRERMVEHIAQVDVALAVQVAQEIGVEFDEASWKAKLKDTAHNVADKVASAVSSKKSVTDSPALSMEKNKKEHIKGRKVAVLLAEGFNHEAYQHLQQTLLANGAELEVVSTMLGVIKAADGQQVEAKKTFNTTASVLYDAVFVPGGKESVQKLLKLGKAVHFIEEAYLHHKPLAASGEGVDLFAECRLRDVALSDGSTQMDKGVVTARDTNWQDLTEAFRQAIGQHRFWERMVEAIPG encoded by the coding sequence ATGAAGCAAGAAAACGAACAGAAGGAACTGCATGTAAACAATGCCGACACGTTGCTGACCACTAATACAGGCGTGCGGGTTTCTGACACAGATAACTCGCTAAAAGCCGGCGAACGAGGTCCTACGCTGCTGGAAGATTTTCACTTCCGCGAGAAAATGACCCACTTCGACCACGAGCGAATTCCGGAGCGCGTAGTACACGCACGGGGCTCGGGCGCACATGGGTACTTCGAGCTATTTGAAGACATGAGCCGCTACACCAGCGCAGGCATTTTGCGGCACACAGGCAAACAAACGCCCGTGTTCGTGCGGTTTTCCACTGTCGTGGGCTTCCGTGGCTCGGCCGATACAGTGCGTGACGTACGCGGCTTTGCTGTGAAATTCTATACCGAAGAAGGCAACTGGGACTTGGTGGGCAATAACATGCCCGTGTTCTTTATTCAGGATTCCATCAAATTCCCTGACTTAGTACACGCTGCCAAACCCGAGCCGCACAACGAGATGCCGCAGGCTTCGGCCGCGCACGACTCGTTCTGGGACTTCATGTCTCTCACGCCCGAAAGCATGCATATGCTCTTCTGGGTGTTGTCGGACCGCGGTATTCCGCGCTCCTACCAGAATATGGAGGGCTTTGGGGTACACACGTTCCGGCTTGTAAACGAGCAGGGCGAAAGCCACTTCGTGAAGTTCCATTGGAAGCCGGTGGCCGGTATGGCCTCGCTAGTATGGGACGAAGCACAGAAAATTGCCGGCAAAAATCCTGATTACAACCGCCAGCAACTATGGGAAAGCATTGAAGAAGGCAACTTCCCAGAATATGAATTGGGCGTGCAGATTATCGAGGAGAAGGACGAGTTTATGTTTGACTTCGACATTCTGGATGCAACCAAGCTGTGGCCCGAAGAGCTGGTGCCGGTACGCATCATCGGCAAGATGACGCTGAATAGTAACCCCGACAACTTCTTCGCTGAAACCGAGCAGGTGGCCTTTCACCCCGGCCACGTTGTGCCCGGTATTGATGTAACCAACGACCCGCTGTTGCAGGGGCGCCTGTTTTCCTACGTCGACACGCAGCTTTTGCGCTTAGGAGGACCTAACTTCCAGGAGATTCCTATCAACCGGCCGCGGATGCAGGTGCACAACAACCAGCGCGACGGGTTTATGCGGCAGACCATCAACCAAGATCGGAAGAACCGCGCCAACTACTACCCCAACTCGCTGAACAATAATTCACCCCGCCCCGCCACCGCCGCCGAGGGGGGCTACGTGCACTACCAGGAGAAAGTGGAAGGCCACAAAATCCGGAAGCGCTCCGAGAGCTTCAACGACCACTACACGCAGGCCCGCCTGTTCTACAACAGCATGACGGCCCCAGAGCAGAAGCATATTGCGGAGGCATTCAACTTCGAGCTGGGCAAGGTAGAGCACCTGCACATTCGGGAGCGAATGGTGGAGCATATTGCACAGGTAGATGTGGCCCTAGCAGTGCAGGTGGCCCAGGAAATCGGAGTGGAATTCGATGAGGCATCTTGGAAAGCCAAGCTCAAGGATACTGCTCACAACGTGGCCGATAAGGTAGCCAGCGCTGTGAGCAGCAAAAAAAGCGTGACGGATTCGCCCGCGCTTAGCATGGAGAAAAACAAGAAGGAGCACATAAAGGGCCGCAAAGTGGCTGTACTGCTCGCCGAAGGTTTCAACCACGAAGCGTATCAGCATTTGCAGCAAACACTGCTAGCGAACGGAGCTGAGCTGGAAGTGGTGTCCACGATGCTGGGCGTGATCAAGGCAGCCGACGGACAGCAGGTAGAAGCAAAGAAAACATTCAATACCACTGCTTCGGTGCTTTACGATGCTGTATTTGTGCCCGGTGGCAAAGAGAGCGTACAAAAGCTGTTGAAGCTGGGCAAAGCGGTTCACTTTATTGAGGAAGCCTACCTGCACCATAAGCCTTTGGCAGCCAGCGGCGAGGGCGTCGACCTGTTCGCTGAATGCCGCCTTCGGGATGTAGCTCTCTCAGATGGCAGCACCCAAATGGATAAAGGTGTGGTAACCGCCCGCGATACCAACTGGCAAGACCTAACGGAAGCTTTCCGTCAAGCCATTGGGCAGCACCGCTTCTGGGAGCGAATGGTAGAAGCTATTCCAGGGTAG